One Scophthalmus maximus strain ysfricsl-2021 chromosome 7, ASM2237912v1, whole genome shotgun sequence genomic window, AAGCGCTTGTTTTGGTCAGAGGTGCTGTTGCTCTAGTGCGACACCTAGAGAGAGTATAAGAACTTTATAAATCCTCAGAAAATTGCCTTCTGACCCTCTTCAcaaggaggtcagaggtgagaaGCCATCTGGTTGACTCTCTATTAATGCCATGTCAGGGCGCTACCCGAAACAAAATTAATCCTTTTTAAAGCGGGAAATATTCACAGGGTTCTGTGTTGTTCAGTATTTTGTGTGGAcacttttaaaacagttttacacGGAACATTAACAGAGTTTTAAAAGCTACCAAAGGCAACTTTGTACTGActgaatatttgaatgtttgaagGAAACTGTTTTATCTCCAGCGGATGGTGATGAGCAGTTGATACAACATTGCTTTAAATTCATCACCAGTTTAATTAAAAGAGTTGTGTCAAGTCTTACCGAGTTGCCTTTGCCCTGCGCGAGGCTTTGGTCCTGCTGCTCCGGTGTGATGGGCGATGACTtcagagggggggagagggtgaggTCCCGGTGCATTGGCCGCGAGTCCATCTTCTCCCCCGGCCTGTCCGGCTTCTGTGCCGAGTCCTTCCCGCCCTCTTTCCCTTCCCGTCCCTCCCGCTCGTCGCGGTTCTTGTGTCTCTGTCGCTGCACGGCATGCGAGCGCCCCTCTCCGTGCCCGTGCCTCTCCTCCCCGTGCCCATGGGGCTTGTGGGTAGCGGAGTCTCTGGGCTGTAAAGGTTTCATCTCCATCTCGTAGTTGCTGATTTTCTCCTCGTCCTGCTCCAGCAGCCGGCCCCCCCTGCCGTGCGCGCCCCTGTGCCCGGACGTCCAGGAGGCCGACGAGGACGACTCGGTCCACCTGTCCCCTTTGGCCTGTCTGTGATTAGACGAGCCGTGCTCCCGCGACTTGTGATTGGAggagctgtgtttgtgtccattgGTCCGACTTGCCCCTCGCCCACTGACTCCTCCTTTTGACAGtatccctctcctcttgtcctcgCTCCAGCTGTTGGCCCTCGGGTgctcccccttccctccccctccgctgccTTCCCCTCCTGCGTTGCCTCCCTCCATCAACACCTGGATCTCTgtcttgcctcctcctcccccacctttCTCACCCTTCTCTCCGCCCTCCTTCGCCTTGTCTCCGTGGTCCACGGCGGTCTGCCGGTGGAAGCGGGCACTCTTGCTGCGCTGGGTCGGCCGGGCGGGGGGAGGCGGGgtgtgaggaggtgaggacgaAGGCGGGCTGAGGTCAGGGGTGGCAGCGTCGTTAGACGGGTCATCGGAGGCCACGCTCTTCACGTAGAGATCGGGGCTGTCGGCCGTGCCGGCGCTACTCGATAGCCCCTCACCCTCCACTTCGCTGGACACTTGACGTTTGGGACGCTGCACCTCCATACCTGCAAGAGATGGATGACATCATGAAGACAAGCAACTTCAGGGAGCAGGTGAAGAGGTCATGAAGCACTACGATCACAGAAAACTCAAACAGAAGCATAATATTTACATACACATAATCTGAGTGGGCCGCATGAAAACCATCAGGGTGGAGAGGAAAggttaaaaaatatgtaatttttttaaattaaacccCACCATCTCAACATCTTTAATACTTTTTCCCTAACATAGACATTGAAATCAACAAAAGTGTGAGTTTTGAAATTGGTTTTTAAAGTACAACTTTCATTGTAGAAAATGAATCTGgtagaagaattttttttctttttctgaaaaccTCAAACTACCTTCCCCTacagcaaaaagaaatatatacctAACCCCCCCTTCTCGCACTCTCGCTACCCTCCCCTAATCCTAATATCCCCCAAATAAATCCAAAGGAAACAGTATGTATCCCCGATATTAACAGTACTGCTGCTTGTTGACAAAATACTTTTGCAATAAAATGAACTAACAGACAAACTGTCAAGAGCAGAGTAGATGGAAAAACACCAATTACTGTCATCTCAGGTATGTGTGGGAGTGGGAGCTTACAGTACGGATAAGGAAGAAAGTAAAAGTTTATATTTGACTAGTTAAGTGCTCGTTCCAAACATGCCTGtttgctgcttgcagctttttCTAGAAGTGTTCATACAAACAACTCCACAAACACCCCAAAAATGTGGCTTTGTGTGGTCAAAACTCCAGTTGTTGGCTTTACCAATCAGGCAAGTTAGATTTCAAAATATGCATATTAGTCACATAACCTGACATCTTCTTAGTAGGAAATGAACATCTGATATGATCATCACAGCCAAATACAACTCTGAAATGACGAGGGATCAAGATTAGAGATGTGATTCAGCAAATACTGACGAGCAGCTGAAAAAGAGTTTGTTTTGAAAGCCTGGTTTCCTCTATATGGGTCAAGTGTTTGATTGTTAGTTTGTCAATctcatgtaaatattaaactgtaaataataataaaaaaaggaaagttggTTGTCATTCATCAGGTTTTAACAACTGAATACAACGTGGAAATACAACTGAGCGTCTTCAGCATACGAGATGCTGCTATAACGGCACGATGATCTGTCCAAGAGGCAGCTGATGTGGAGGGAATATTGTCGAACCCAGAGTCAGTGTCAgaagtcggtgtgtgtgtgtgtgtgtgtgtgtatgtgtgtgggtgtttgtgtgtttgtgtgtgtgtgtgtgtgtgtgtgtgtgtgtgtgtgtgtatgtgtgtgcgtcccGGTGCATGTTCTTATGGGCTGGATACGTGCAGTGCTGTACAAATGTGACTGACAAAGGCAGAAACGCAAAGCTGGAGGGTGGTTGGCACTGACCTTTATCATCAAcccacacacaaatcacacatacacacagacacacacacacgtgtgactTGTGTGATATGTCTGttcacacacgtgtacacacacacactcacgtttTTTTGTGATTAACTCTGCTTGGCTGCATTTGAAGATCATGGActtataaatgtgttttctgtgattgtgtgtgtgtgtgtgtgtgtgtgtgtgtgtgtgtgtgtgtgtgtgctcaccgTTTCCTGGGTGCTGGAAGGACGGGGAGAACTGCTTGGCGGTGACCCTGGCCATTCGACTCTCGTCCTGGGCTTTCTGACCCGCTCCGACCGCCGCCTCTGCTTTACCCTGCGCATGGGCCGTcctgacacacatacacgcgaacacacacacacatatacacacacacacacgcacacgcacgcgcacgcacacacacacacacacacacacacacacacacacacacacacacacacacacacacacacacacacacacacacacacacacacacacacacacacacggaaggaAACACAGTAGAACAAgcacagtaaataaataaaaactaattatTTTTACAGAGAGAGTACAGTGGGTCGGAGGGAGAtgtggaacagaacagaacagaacagaaccgtTGTCTAAAAAATACTGTGGAAAACTTTGGACGGAGACTTGCTTTGGTGGTCACTGTAGACCCTGATAACACTCAGGACCTTTAATGAAActtaaataatacaaatcaaGCCTTTATTAATCAGGGATTGTTCTTAAAAGAATAAGCATACACAGATTTCATTATATTTGAGTTATGAATGTAGGCCTCTACGTGCAGGATACCTCCTGGTTCTTTTACTACCATCTCTCCGTCTCAATCGCGTCCGTGTGacatccttcctcttctctaACTGCTCCTTCACAGCCTTTCTTctcatgtctccctctctccctcttgtgcttttgtttatttcccaCCGTTTTTCCCATTTACCATGAATTCCAATCGCTCCGTCCCTCCTCATCACAGAAGCACTTCTtcatctgcctctctctctccctctctctctctctgctcgtaTCAAATAAATCTCTTCCCTCGTCTCACCTTCATCTCTCTCGTTTCCATTcagctatctctctctccctttctatCTTTTTCTCCAAGGGCCCTCGACTCACGTACAATGGCCCCTCCAGCCCCCGCCGcatccctctccccctccctccaccgccGGTCTTCTCCCGCCGGACAGTAACAGTCTTGATGCAGTGTTGCATGTCGATGGCTATTGATTTCTGTTTCTCGTTTCCCCTCTCTGCGCTCTCCGCCAGCAAGACTACCACCAGGCCCACAGTATACTCAACaccatcatgtgtgtgtgtgtgtgtgtgtgtgtgtgtgtgtgtgtgtgtgagtgtgtgtgagcacatgcCTGTTGTCTGAGGGGGAGGTGAGGTgtagggagggagaaggaaactgCCTTTCTGTTTCACAGAAATATCATATTTGCAAGGGTTGGATGTCACGAATGAACTGCTCCCAACGCGAGGCCGTCCGCAACCCTGTATTTCACCTTTTTCCTCACAaccaaaaaagcacaaaaagacTCCCTTaaatctccctccctctctctccttcatccttcCCTTTCGCAACTTCCTGTCCAACTCTCCGTCTTCCCCCAGAAACAACCTGTTTCTGGATGAATCAACTGCCtggagagggcgagagggaaaaaagagctGCCTGTTCGAAAGGGTGCTTGgttacacaacacaacatccCGTCCAAAGGAAGAAGAGttgtgagtgagggagggagggagtgtgtgtggcaAAGAAGAGGAGCGGAGGGTGAGCGTGTAATGGAGAAAGGCAcaaggaaagaaagatggagtTAAAAGGTGTTACGTACTCCACATCAATGGATCATTAATAGATTAATTGTGAGACGGCCTAATTACAGCGGTGCCCGAAAGGCTGACAGCCTCTATTAAAGCCAGCGGAGAGAAAAAGTGGGGACGGACGAGCAGCGATGTGGTCTTTATGAAAGAAGCCACTGGCACAGGGAAATACCACGGATACTTTCATATGGTGGTGATAGTTCCATTGGTCGTGAAATATGAGTTATGTGCAGACAAATGCAATGTGGATTTCAACTAATTAGGCCCAAAACAAGAATgagattttgtgtctttattggAAACATCACTGGAACATCAACTctgcaggtggaaaaaaaataagtgagaGCTGCAATAACCCCTGAAACAAACGCCTCCGGTGGCTGCGGATCAGAATCCTGAACCTCGATCTTCCTAAAAGCATCTTCGACtcagacatcttttttttttttaaagcactgtCGAGGCCCAAACGCAGCCCCGACCTCCTCTGGATGTGGGAATGATGTTTTCAataagaacaagaacaatataCAGTGATTATATCAGTTGAAAGGGATTGTTTGCTCATTGATGTGTGTAAGATGATGATCTGAACTTATTTGACGCA contains:
- the jph3b gene encoding junctophilin-3 isoform X2, translated to MRHGYGVRQSVPYGMAAVIRSPLRTSINSLRSGSEHSNGTALLDRTGGAAVPGPPPGPGTLTTSVSMCSTGSSGSSPAVSRGGFVLMAHSEAELLKGKRKGGLFRRSILSGLKLRKSESRSSLASQRSKQSSFRSEAGMSTVSSAASDINSTISLGDADAELAVADDDVDATATETYCGEWKNDKRTGFGVSRRSDGLQYEGEWLSNKRHGYGCTTFPDGTKEEGKYKQNILVSGKRKNLIPLRASKIREKVDRAVEGAQKAADSARQKAEIALSRTAHAQGKAEAAVGAGQKAQDESRMARVTAKQFSPSFQHPGNGMEVQRPKRQVSSEVEGEGLSSSAGTADSPDLYVKSVASDDPSNDAATPDLSPPSSSPPHTPPPPARPTQRSKSARFHRQTAVDHGDKAKEGGEKGEKGGGGGGKTEIQVLMEGGNAGGEGSGGGGKGEHPRANSWSEDKRRGILSKGGVSGRGASRTNGHKHSSSNHKSREHGSSNHRQAKGDRWTESSSSASWTSGHRGAHGRGGRLLEQDEEKISNYEMEMKPLQPRDSATHKPHGHGEERHGHGEGRSHAVQRQRHKNRDEREGREGKEGGKDSAQKPDRPGEKMDSRPMHRDLTLSPPLKSSPITPEQQDQSLAQGKGNSAYSSILVVMVILLNIGVAILFIHFFI